The following are encoded together in the Sinorhizobium terangae genome:
- the thiO gene encoding glycine oxidase ThiO, protein MRVLVKGAGVAGLAVARELVARGADITVAEPEPGFAAAASWYAGGMLAPWCERESADKTVLTRGRGAADWWDRALPGEVRRNGTLVVALPRDAGELKRFASRTSGYEWLDADGIGALEPALAGRFRQALFFPGEAHLDPRRALSLLSKKLAARGVAFVRDEDDGRFDLLVDCTGASKIGSLEGLRGVRGEMLYLETEELELSRPVRLLHPRIPLYIVPRGDGLFMCGATMIERDDAGPITARSLMEFLNAAYALHPAFGEARVLESGTGVRPAFPDNLPRVLRAGKTIIVNGLYRHGFLLSPALASEAAGLVLGEQDRREISR, encoded by the coding sequence ATGCGGGTCCTCGTCAAGGGAGCGGGCGTTGCCGGCCTCGCCGTCGCGCGCGAACTCGTCGCGCGTGGCGCTGACATCACGGTCGCGGAGCCAGAGCCGGGCTTCGCGGCCGCCGCATCCTGGTACGCCGGCGGCATGCTTGCGCCCTGGTGCGAGCGGGAAAGCGCCGACAAAACCGTGCTCACGCGCGGCCGCGGCGCCGCCGACTGGTGGGACCGCGCGCTTCCCGGAGAAGTCCGGCGCAACGGAACCCTGGTCGTCGCGCTACCGCGTGATGCCGGCGAACTAAAGCGCTTCGCGTCCAGGACCTCTGGTTACGAGTGGCTCGATGCCGACGGCATTGGCGCGCTGGAGCCGGCGCTCGCCGGGCGGTTCCGGCAGGCGCTGTTCTTCCCCGGGGAAGCGCATCTCGACCCGCGCCGGGCGCTTTCGTTACTCAGCAAAAAGCTGGCGGCGCGGGGCGTCGCTTTCGTTCGCGACGAAGACGACGGCCGCTTCGACCTCCTCGTCGATTGCACCGGTGCGTCGAAGATCGGCAGCCTCGAAGGCTTGCGCGGTGTTCGCGGCGAAATGCTCTATCTCGAGACTGAAGAGCTCGAACTGTCGCGGCCGGTGCGCCTGCTGCATCCGCGCATTCCGCTCTACATCGTGCCACGCGGCGATGGGCTCTTCATGTGCGGGGCGACGATGATCGAGCGCGACGATGCCGGCCCGATCACCGCCCGGTCGCTCATGGAGTTCCTGAACGCAGCCTACGCTCTCCATCCGGCCTTCGGCGAGGCGCGCGTCCTCGAGAGCGGAACCGGCGTGCGCCCCGCCTTTCCCGACAACCTGCCGCGCGTCCTCCGTGCGGGAAAAACCATCATCGTCAACGGCCTTTACCGCCACGGTTTCCTCCTTTCGCCGGCCCTGGCGAGCGAAGCGGCCGGACTGGTCCTTGGCGAGCAAGACCGAAGGGAGATTTCTCGATGA
- the pobA gene encoding 4-hydroxybenzoate 3-monooxygenase → MRTQVVIIGSGPSGLLLGQLLTHAGIDNVILDRASKDHILGRVRAGVLEEGTVRLMDEARSGARMYAEGLPHDGVSLAFDGRDHRIDLFGLTDGKRVLIYGQTELTRDLMGCRETTGASTVYEAVNVTPHDFDGDAPYVTYEKGGSTHRIECDFIAGCDGSHGVSRRAVPEKAIRTFEKVYPFGWLGILADVPPVSPELVYANHPRGFALCSMRSMSRSRYYIQCSRDEKLEEWDDQRFWDELRRRLPAHHAERVVTGPSFEKSIAPLRSFVAEPMRFHRLFLVGDAAHIVPPTGAKGLNLAASDVHYLYEGLLEHYEDRSNAGLDAYSARALSRVWKAVRFSWWMTTMMHRFPDTSDFDQKIQEAELDYLTHSRAAATALAENYVGLPF, encoded by the coding sequence ATGCGAACGCAGGTCGTCATTATCGGTTCGGGACCGTCCGGTCTCCTGCTCGGGCAGTTGCTGACTCATGCCGGGATCGATAACGTTATCCTCGACCGCGCCAGCAAGGATCATATCCTTGGCCGGGTTCGCGCCGGGGTGCTGGAGGAGGGTACCGTGCGGCTCATGGACGAGGCCCGGTCCGGCGCGCGTATGTATGCCGAAGGGCTCCCGCATGATGGGGTCTCGCTCGCCTTCGACGGCCGCGATCATCGCATCGATCTTTTCGGCTTGACCGACGGCAAGCGCGTGCTGATCTACGGTCAGACGGAACTCACCCGCGATCTGATGGGCTGTCGGGAAACAACCGGTGCATCGACGGTTTACGAGGCGGTGAACGTTACGCCGCATGATTTCGACGGCGATGCGCCCTATGTCACCTACGAGAAGGGTGGCAGCACGCACCGCATTGAGTGCGATTTCATTGCCGGCTGCGACGGGTCGCACGGGGTGAGCCGCAGGGCAGTGCCGGAAAAGGCGATCCGCACCTTCGAGAAGGTCTACCCGTTCGGCTGGCTCGGCATCCTCGCCGACGTGCCGCCGGTCAGCCCCGAACTGGTCTACGCCAACCATCCGCGCGGTTTCGCCCTCTGTTCGATGCGATCGATGAGTCGCAGCCGCTACTACATCCAGTGCTCGCGCGACGAAAAGCTCGAGGAGTGGGACGACCAGCGCTTCTGGGACGAGCTGCGCCGCCGCCTGCCGGCTCACCATGCCGAACGGGTGGTGACTGGACCGTCCTTCGAGAAATCGATCGCACCGCTTCGATCCTTCGTCGCTGAGCCGATGCGCTTTCACCGGTTGTTTCTTGTCGGAGATGCAGCCCATATCGTGCCGCCGACCGGCGCCAAGGGGCTGAACCTCGCCGCAAGCGACGTGCATTATCTCTACGAGGGCCTGCTTGAGCATTACGAGGATCGCTCCAATGCCGGCCTGGATGCCTATTCGGCGCGAGCGCTTTCGCGCGTCTGGAAGGCGGTCCGTTTTTCCTGGTGGATGACGACGATGATGCACCGTTTCCCGGACACCAGCGACTTCGACCAGAAGATCCAGGAGGCCGAGCTCGACTATCTCACCCATTCGCGGGCGGCTGCCACCGCGCTCGCGGAAAATTATGTGGGCCTGCCGTTTTGA
- the thiC gene encoding phosphomethylpyrimidine synthase ThiC, with the protein MNVFKPLAAPSVTQGPLPASQKVYKPGEIHPDIRVPMREIALHPTSGEPPVTVYDSSGPYTAEGADIRIEAGLPPLRRDWILGRADVEAYQGRSVKAEDNGFATGEKLTPEFPVRHQPLRAKGGQAVTQLAYARAGIITPEMEFIAIRENLGRKAAKEALQRDGESFGASVPDFVTPEFVRREVAAGRAIIPANINHPESEPMIIGRNFLVKINANIGNSAVTSSMAEEAEKMVWATRWGADTVMDLSTGRNIHNIREWIIRNSPVPIGTVPLYQALEKVNGIAEDLTWEVYRDTLIEQAEQGVDYFTIHAGVRLHYIPLTVNRVTGIVSRGGSIMAKWCLHHHRESFLYEHFEEICDICRAYDVSFSLGDGLRPGSIADANDAAQFAELETLGELTKIAWAKDCQVMIEGPGHVPMHKIKENMDKQLEVCGEAPFYTLGPLTTDIAPGYDHITSGIGAAMIGWFGTAMLCYVTPKEHLGLPDRDDVKTGVITYKIAAHAADLAKGHPAARIRDDALSRARFEFRWEDQFNLSLDPETARNFHDETLPKEAHKVAHFCSMCGPKFCSMRISHDIRAEAQKEGLAAMAEKYREGGDLYMPVDEAERLAKRTPAE; encoded by the coding sequence ATGAATGTTTTCAAGCCTCTCGCAGCGCCCTCGGTCACGCAGGGCCCTCTTCCGGCCTCGCAGAAAGTCTACAAGCCCGGCGAGATCCATCCCGATATCCGCGTGCCGATGCGCGAGATCGCCCTGCATCCGACCTCTGGCGAGCCGCCGGTCACCGTCTATGATTCCTCCGGCCCCTATACGGCCGAGGGCGCGGACATTCGCATCGAGGCCGGCCTGCCGCCACTTCGCCGCGACTGGATCCTTGGGCGCGCTGACGTCGAGGCCTATCAGGGCCGCAGCGTCAAGGCGGAGGACAACGGCTTTGCGACCGGCGAAAAACTGACGCCCGAATTTCCCGTTCGCCACCAACCGCTGCGTGCCAAGGGCGGGCAGGCCGTCACCCAGCTCGCCTATGCCCGTGCCGGCATTATCACGCCGGAAATGGAATTCATCGCCATCCGCGAAAATCTCGGCCGCAAGGCGGCAAAGGAGGCGCTTCAGCGCGATGGCGAAAGCTTCGGCGCATCGGTTCCCGATTTCGTCACCCCGGAATTCGTCCGCCGGGAAGTCGCCGCCGGCCGGGCGATCATTCCGGCCAACATCAACCATCCGGAATCGGAACCGATGATCATCGGCCGCAATTTCCTGGTCAAGATCAACGCCAATATCGGCAATTCCGCCGTCACCTCGTCGATGGCCGAAGAAGCCGAGAAGATGGTCTGGGCGACGCGCTGGGGCGCCGACACGGTCATGGACCTTTCGACCGGCCGCAACATCCACAACATCCGCGAATGGATCATCCGCAATTCGCCAGTGCCGATCGGCACGGTGCCGCTCTATCAGGCGCTGGAGAAGGTGAACGGCATCGCCGAGGACCTCACCTGGGAGGTCTATCGCGACACGCTGATCGAGCAGGCCGAGCAGGGTGTCGACTATTTCACCATTCATGCGGGCGTGCGGCTGCACTACATCCCGCTGACCGTCAACCGCGTTACCGGCATCGTCTCGCGCGGCGGTTCGATCATGGCGAAATGGTGCCTGCATCATCATCGCGAGAGCTTCCTCTATGAGCACTTCGAGGAGATCTGCGACATCTGCCGCGCCTATGACGTCTCCTTCTCGCTCGGCGACGGCCTCAGACCCGGCTCGATCGCCGACGCCAACGACGCCGCGCAGTTTGCGGAACTGGAAACTCTCGGGGAACTCACGAAAATCGCCTGGGCGAAAGATTGCCAAGTGATGATCGAAGGCCCCGGCCACGTGCCGATGCACAAGATCAAGGAGAACATGGACAAGCAGCTTGAAGTCTGCGGCGAAGCACCCTTCTACACGCTCGGGCCGCTGACGACCGATATCGCTCCCGGCTACGACCACATCACCTCAGGCATCGGCGCGGCGATGATCGGCTGGTTCGGCACGGCCATGCTCTGCTACGTGACGCCGAAGGAGCATCTGGGGCTGCCCGACCGCGATGACGTCAAGACGGGCGTCATCACCTACAAGATCGCGGCCCACGCCGCCGATCTCGCCAAGGGACATCCGGCCGCCCGCATCCGCGACGACGCGCTGTCGCGCGCCCGCTTCGAGTTCCGCTGGGAGGACCAGTTCAACCTCTCGCTCGATCCGGAAACCGCCCGCAATTTCCACGACGAGACGTTGCCGAAGGAAGCGCACAAGGTCGCCCATTTCTGCTCCATGTGCGGCCCGAAATTCTGTTCGATGCGGATCTCCCACGACATCCGTGCCGAAGCACAGAAGGAGGGGCTCGCGGCCATGGCCGAGAAGTATCGCGAGGGCGGCGACCTCTACATGCCGGTCGATGAGGCGGAGCGGCTGGCCAAGCGGACACCGGCCGAATGA
- a CDS encoding helix-turn-helix domain-containing protein, whose product MKRAIPTYELYGEESGERPDFWLHCETIPSRSSLHHWEIGLHRHESFFQILYIAGGSGDAVFGQTSQAISPPAVITIPPTVSHGFRFSRDIDGFVFTILASHLPAVPGGRSRLGTWLAKPCLTPLGESEDGRYVAETLQRLAEEWQARRSHRTGLLDAYLSTVLTLTARLAEAPRQDATVAESENERRMERFDALLRQHVLSHRPAAFYARELGLSQTHLNRVVRSMTGQSVHEVIAERLLNAARRELVFTRASVQEISFRLGFSDAAYFSRFFVRHVGTTPRAWRMAERQKLGV is encoded by the coding sequence ATGAAGCGGGCGATCCCGACATATGAACTTTACGGTGAGGAGTCTGGAGAACGTCCGGATTTCTGGCTGCATTGCGAGACGATCCCTTCACGCAGCAGCCTGCACCATTGGGAAATCGGCCTTCACCGCCATGAGAGCTTTTTTCAGATCCTGTACATCGCCGGAGGGTCGGGCGACGCCGTATTCGGCCAGACGTCGCAGGCGATCTCTCCGCCGGCCGTGATCACCATTCCGCCCACGGTCAGCCATGGCTTCCGCTTTTCCCGTGACATCGACGGTTTCGTCTTCACGATCCTCGCATCGCACCTGCCGGCCGTCCCGGGCGGCCGCAGCAGACTGGGTACATGGCTGGCAAAACCTTGCCTGACGCCGCTCGGCGAAAGCGAGGACGGCCGCTACGTCGCCGAGACCTTGCAGCGCCTGGCGGAGGAATGGCAGGCGCGGCGCAGCCACCGCACGGGCCTGCTGGACGCCTATCTCTCGACGGTGCTGACGCTGACGGCGCGGCTCGCAGAAGCACCGCGCCAGGACGCAACTGTCGCGGAAAGCGAGAACGAGCGCCGGATGGAGCGCTTCGACGCGCTGCTTCGCCAGCACGTTCTTTCGCATCGACCGGCCGCGTTCTACGCGCGAGAACTCGGCCTGTCGCAGACGCATTTGAACCGCGTGGTCCGGTCGATGACGGGGCAGAGCGTGCACGAGGTCATCGCCGAAAGGCTCTTGAACGCGGCGCGGCGCGAGCTCGTCTTCACGCGTGCGAGCGTCCAGGAAATAAGCTTCCGCCTCGGCTTTTCAGACGCGGCCTATTTCTCACGCTTCTTCGTCCGTCACGTCGGGACCACACCGCGGGCCTGGCGCATGGCCGAGCGGCAAAAGCTTGGCGTGTGA
- a CDS encoding DUF427 domain-containing protein, whose amino-acid sequence MLDKPIKIPGPDHPITIDHNPARVVVKLDGRVVADTRDALTLREASYPPVQYIPREDVDMSLLARTEHSTHCPYKGDASYYSITPGGDRSKNAIWTYEDPHAAVREIKDHMAFYPDRVDSIEEMQAS is encoded by the coding sequence ATGTTAGACAAGCCGATCAAAATTCCCGGGCCCGATCATCCGATCACCATCGACCACAATCCGGCGCGCGTTGTCGTCAAGCTCGACGGCCGCGTTGTTGCCGATACGCGCGATGCACTGACCCTGCGCGAGGCGTCCTATCCGCCAGTGCAGTATATTCCCCGCGAGGACGTCGACATGTCGCTGCTTGCACGCACCGAGCACTCGACACATTGCCCCTACAAGGGCGATGCTTCCTATTACAGCATCACACCAGGCGGCGACCGCTCGAAGAACGCCATCTGGACCTATGAAGACCCGCATGCGGCGGTGCGCGAAATCAAGGACCACATGGCCTTCTATCCGGATCGGGTGGATTCCATCGAGGAAATGCAGGCTTCTTAG